From a single Azospirillum fermentarium genomic region:
- a CDS encoding allantoate amidohydrolase gives MHVSPSSDATARDGRDCLGAALLARLETLAGFTDGGTALTRLYLSPAHRAAAGWLAGWMEQAGMTAHVDAAGNVVGRYEGATPGAPAVLLGSHIDSVRNAGKYDGTLGVVTAVAVVEELNRRGERLPFALEVIAFGDEEGVRFPVIFSGTRAVAGTFDPACLHAADADGVRLGEALAAFGGAPAALAADPATAARVARALAYLEVHIEQGPVLEQAGVPVGVVTAINGASRYTLGITGTAGHAGTVPMAGRRDALAAAADMVLAVERQALHTPGLVATVGRLDVLPGAVNVIAGGARLTLDVRSPDDRVRRDGAAAILDACAIIAQRRHVALSVDQTSETPAAPCTPALMDAFAAAAARAGVEPKRLPSGAGHDAMVFAGVLPMAMLFVRCRGGISHNPAESITAADAGLAAAVLLDTLRHLPVQALS, from the coding sequence ATGCACGTTTCCCCCTCATCCGATGCGACGGCCCGTGACGGCCGGGACTGCCTGGGAGCCGCCCTGCTGGCGCGGCTGGAGACGCTGGCGGGGTTCACCGACGGCGGGACAGCGCTGACACGGCTGTACCTCTCCCCCGCCCACCGCGCCGCCGCCGGCTGGCTGGCCGGATGGATGGAGCAGGCCGGCATGACCGCCCATGTGGACGCCGCCGGCAACGTGGTGGGCCGGTACGAGGGGGCCACGCCCGGCGCCCCGGCGGTGCTGCTGGGATCTCACATCGACAGCGTGCGCAACGCCGGGAAATACGACGGCACCCTGGGCGTCGTGACCGCCGTGGCGGTGGTGGAGGAGCTGAACCGCCGCGGCGAACGCCTGCCCTTCGCGCTGGAGGTGATCGCCTTCGGCGACGAGGAGGGGGTGCGGTTTCCGGTGATCTTCAGCGGCACCCGCGCGGTGGCCGGCACCTTCGACCCCGCGTGCCTGCATGCGGCTGACGCCGACGGGGTGCGGCTGGGCGAGGCGCTGGCCGCGTTCGGCGGGGCGCCCGCCGCCCTGGCCGCCGATCCCGCAACCGCCGCCCGCGTGGCACGCGCCCTGGCCTATCTTGAGGTCCACATCGAACAGGGGCCGGTGCTGGAACAGGCGGGCGTGCCGGTGGGGGTGGTCACGGCCATCAACGGCGCCAGCCGCTACACGCTGGGGATCACGGGCACCGCCGGGCATGCCGGCACCGTGCCCATGGCCGGGCGGCGCGACGCGCTGGCCGCCGCCGCCGACATGGTGCTGGCGGTGGAGCGGCAGGCGCTGCACACCCCCGGCCTGGTGGCCACCGTCGGCCGGCTGGACGTGCTGCCGGGCGCGGTCAACGTCATTGCCGGCGGTGCCCGCCTGACCCTGGACGTGCGGTCGCCCGACGACCGCGTGCGGCGGGACGGGGCGGCGGCGATCCTGGATGCCTGCGCCATCATCGCCCAGCGCCGCCACGTCGCCCTGTCGGTGGACCAGACCAGCGAGACGCCCGCCGCCCCCTGCACGCCGGCGCTGATGGATGCCTTCGCCGCCGCCGCCGCGCGGGCGGGGGTGGAGCCCAAGCGCCTGCCCAGCGGGGCCGGGCACGACGCCATGGTGTTTGCCGGCGTGCTGCCCATGGCCATGCTGTTCGTCCGGTGCCGGGGCGGCATCAGCCACAACCCCGCCGAATCCATCACCGCCGCCGACGCCGGCCTTGCCGCCGCCGTTCTTCTCGACACCCTTCGCCACCTGCCGGTACAAGCGCTTTCGTAA
- a CDS encoding M20/M25/M40 family metallo-hydrolase, with amino-acid sequence MTSFDLHAFLTAQRERQTAFLAELVKTPSDNPAGDCAPHAERAAALLEGLGFTVERHPVPSEVVRANGMISATNLVVRKRFGDGPVIALNAHGDVVPPGEGWTRDPYGAEIVDGWMIGRGVAVSKSDFATYAFALLALEAMGTARGTVELHLTYDEEAGGEIGPRWLLEQGISTPDMAIAAGFSYGVVTAHNGCLHLEVEVTGKSAHAALPMTGIDALEAANCVLTTLYAYRKGLPQRVSAVPGIGSPQLTVGLIKGGINTNVVPDRVTLRLDRRMIPEEHPAEVEATLRAVIADAVAHVPGSRADVRRILLAQPLSPLPGTDRLAQVLCAHATRIMGEPVEAKGVPLYTDARHYAAAGVPIALYGAGPHTIEEANAHRADERLPLADLYKATEVVAAALADLLAE; translated from the coding sequence ATGACCTCCTTCGATCTCCATGCCTTCCTCACCGCCCAGCGGGAACGGCAGACCGCTTTCCTGGCCGAACTGGTCAAGACCCCTTCGGACAATCCGGCGGGCGACTGCGCGCCCCACGCCGAACGGGCCGCCGCCCTGCTGGAAGGGCTGGGGTTCACCGTCGAACGCCACCCGGTGCCGTCCGAGGTGGTGCGGGCCAACGGCATGATCAGCGCCACCAATCTGGTGGTGCGCAAGCGGTTCGGCGACGGGCCGGTGATCGCCCTGAACGCCCACGGCGACGTGGTGCCGCCGGGCGAGGGCTGGACCCGCGACCCCTATGGCGCGGAGATCGTGGACGGCTGGATGATCGGGCGCGGCGTGGCGGTGTCCAAGTCCGACTTCGCCACCTACGCCTTCGCCCTGCTGGCGCTGGAGGCCATGGGCACGGCCCGCGGCACGGTGGAACTGCACCTGACCTATGACGAGGAAGCGGGTGGGGAGATCGGGCCGCGCTGGCTCCTGGAACAGGGCATCAGCACACCCGACATGGCGATTGCCGCCGGCTTCAGCTATGGCGTGGTCACCGCCCACAACGGCTGCCTGCACCTGGAGGTGGAGGTTACCGGCAAATCGGCCCACGCCGCCCTGCCCATGACCGGCATCGACGCGCTGGAAGCGGCCAACTGCGTGCTGACCACACTGTACGCCTACCGCAAGGGGCTGCCGCAGCGGGTGTCGGCGGTGCCCGGCATCGGCTCACCGCAGTTGACGGTGGGGCTGATCAAGGGCGGCATCAACACCAACGTGGTGCCCGACCGCGTGACCCTGCGCCTGGACCGCCGCATGATCCCCGAGGAACACCCGGCGGAGGTGGAGGCCACCCTGCGCGCCGTCATCGCCGACGCCGTGGCCCATGTGCCGGGTTCCCGCGCCGACGTGCGGCGCATCCTGCTGGCCCAGCCCCTGTCCCCCCTGCCCGGCACCGACCGGCTGGCCCAGGTGCTGTGCGCCCACGCCACCCGCATCATGGGCGAGCCGGTGGAGGCCAAGGGCGTGCCGCTCTACACCGACGCCCGCCACTATGCCGCCGCCGGCGTGCCCATCGCGCTGTACGGCGCCGGCCCCCACACCATCGAGGAGGCCAACGCCCACCGCGCCGACGAACGCCTGCCCCTGGCGGACCTCTACAAGGCGACCGAGGTGGTGGCAGCGGCGCTGGCGGACCTGCTGGCGGAATAA
- the pssA gene encoding CDP-diacylglycerol--serine O-phosphatidyltransferase: MKRPPVFQSGVFKPGVFRKRKARRPYPRLKGLSINHLLPNVLTVLALCAGLTAIRFAIHARWQEAVIAIVIAAVLDALDGRIARLLNGQSKFGAELDSLSDAISFGVAPALTVYLWALSEAGSLGWISALAYAVCCALRLARFNAGLGATDLPPFAFNYFTGVPAPAGAGLVLLPLVAGFEVGSLPAHPLLVVPWTLMVGGLMVSTIPTFSGKGMRVPQNYVVPALVGVGLVAAFLVSQPWWTLFFLGVAYLVLIPVSLRRFHTLKRAAAHMQSPPAIAGAAAEADGPPPAH, from the coding sequence ATGAAGCGTCCGCCCGTCTTCCAGTCGGGGGTGTTCAAGCCCGGCGTGTTCCGCAAGCGCAAGGCCCGCCGCCCGTATCCGCGGCTGAAGGGGTTGTCGATCAACCACCTGCTGCCCAACGTGCTGACGGTTCTGGCGCTGTGCGCCGGGCTGACCGCCATCCGTTTCGCCATCCACGCCCGTTGGCAGGAGGCGGTGATCGCCATCGTGATCGCCGCCGTGCTCGACGCGCTGGACGGGCGGATCGCCCGGCTGCTGAACGGGCAGAGCAAGTTCGGGGCGGAGCTGGACAGCTTGTCCGACGCCATCAGCTTCGGCGTCGCCCCGGCGCTCACGGTCTATCTGTGGGCGCTGAGCGAGGCGGGGAGCCTGGGGTGGATTTCGGCGCTGGCCTATGCGGTGTGCTGCGCGCTCCGCCTGGCCCGGTTCAACGCCGGGCTGGGGGCGACCGACCTGCCGCCCTTCGCCTTCAACTACTTCACCGGGGTTCCGGCCCCGGCGGGGGCGGGGCTGGTGCTGCTGCCCCTGGTGGCGGGATTCGAGGTGGGCAGCCTGCCCGCCCATCCGCTGCTGGTGGTGCCGTGGACGCTGATGGTCGGCGGGCTGATGGTGTCCACCATCCCCACCTTTTCCGGCAAGGGCATGCGGGTGCCGCAGAACTATGTGGTGCCGGCGCTGGTGGGGGTGGGGCTGGTCGCCGCCTTCCTGGTCAGCCAGCCGTGGTGGACGCTGTTCTTCCTGGGCGTGGCCTATCTGGTGCTGATCCCGGTGTCGCTGCGGCGGTTCCACACCCTGAAGCGCGCCGCCGCCCACATGCAGTCGCCCCCGGCCATCGCCGGTGCGGCGGCGGAAGCCGACGGCCCGCCGCCCGCACACTGA
- a CDS encoding phosphatidylserine decarboxylase, translating into MSALKTVIVPINRAGWPFIAAFAVVSLLLGLFVAQPLGWLGLVVTLWCVYFFRDPDRTVPARDGLLVSPADGRVTMITPAVPPVELGMGPQPRTRISIFLNVFNVHINRTPAAGEVLAVEYHKGKFLNAALDKASDENERMAVRQRMPNGQEIAYVQIAGLVARRIICHLKPGQRVRTGERYGLIRFGSRTDIYLPDGVNPLVCVGQLAIGGETVLADLTSTEPQRQGEIR; encoded by the coding sequence ATGTCCGCCTTGAAAACCGTCATTGTGCCCATCAACCGCGCCGGCTGGCCGTTCATCGCCGCTTTCGCCGTTGTCTCGCTGCTTCTCGGGCTGTTCGTGGCCCAGCCGCTGGGCTGGCTGGGGCTGGTGGTGACGCTGTGGTGCGTCTATTTCTTCCGCGACCCCGACCGCACGGTCCCGGCGCGCGACGGGCTGCTGGTCAGCCCCGCCGATGGGCGGGTCACCATGATCACCCCCGCCGTTCCCCCGGTGGAACTGGGCATGGGGCCGCAGCCGCGCACCCGCATCTCCATCTTCCTCAACGTGTTCAACGTCCACATCAACCGCACCCCGGCCGCGGGCGAGGTGCTGGCCGTGGAATACCACAAGGGCAAGTTCCTCAACGCAGCCTTGGACAAGGCCAGCGACGAGAACGAGCGCATGGCCGTGCGCCAGCGCATGCCCAACGGCCAGGAAATCGCCTATGTCCAGATCGCCGGACTGGTGGCGCGGCGCATCATCTGCCATCTCAAGCCGGGGCAGCGGGTGCGCACGGGCGAGCGTTACGGCCTGATCCGCTTCGGCAGCCGCACCGACATCTACCTGCCCGACGGGGTGAACCCGCTGGTGTGCGTGGGGCAGCTCGCCATCGGCGGCGAAACGGTGCTGGCCGACCTGACATCGACCGAACCGCAACGGCAGGGTGAGATTCGTTGA
- a CDS encoding LysM peptidoglycan-binding domain-containing protein produces the protein MKRSFALGIGGVAALAALGLFLYERQANAPDSPYPWPPIGGGAPSPRIAAPPPPPVAIALPPAPPAPAPAPAAAPAPPPEPPGPRFDIVRVTPQGETVVAGRAAPDSTVTLLDNGAPIAQVKADPRGEWVAVPTAPLSPGSRELSLEERKGDSPPVPSERVVVVAVPDPAAPVPVAPVPAPVPAAAPAMPAAPPPAAEPAVIQPVAQPVAVSMPREGGAPSVVLQPPPAADRQPMPKDGVAVDSLDYDKGGHVALGGRGVPGASVQLYLDNILVGRAHTDPNGHWRLSPDRPIDPGLYTLRADQVSAAGKVTARVEMPVQVSEVPPDMADGRSVVVQPGNSLWRIARRTLGEGLRYTQIYQANREQIRDPDMIYPGQIFAIPASN, from the coding sequence GTGAAACGATCTTTTGCCCTTGGCATCGGCGGGGTGGCCGCGTTGGCCGCGCTGGGGCTGTTTCTGTACGAACGCCAGGCCAACGCACCGGACTCCCCCTATCCCTGGCCGCCCATCGGCGGCGGCGCCCCCAGCCCGCGCATCGCCGCCCCGCCGCCTCCGCCGGTGGCCATCGCCCTGCCGCCGGCCCCGCCGGCCCCGGCTCCGGCCCCCGCGGCAGCCCCGGCCCCGCCGCCGGAACCGCCCGGCCCGCGGTTCGACATCGTGCGCGTCACCCCCCAGGGCGAAACCGTGGTGGCCGGACGCGCGGCCCCGGATTCCACCGTGACCCTGCTGGACAACGGCGCCCCCATCGCCCAGGTCAAGGCGGACCCGCGCGGTGAATGGGTTGCCGTGCCCACCGCCCCCCTGTCCCCCGGCAGCCGTGAATTGAGCCTGGAAGAGCGCAAGGGCGATTCGCCGCCGGTCCCGTCGGAGCGGGTGGTGGTGGTGGCCGTGCCCGATCCGGCGGCCCCGGTTCCTGTGGCTCCCGTCCCGGCGCCGGTTCCCGCGGCGGCCCCGGCCATGCCCGCCGCCCCGCCGCCCGCCGCCGAACCGGCGGTGATCCAGCCGGTGGCCCAGCCGGTGGCGGTATCGATGCCGCGGGAGGGCGGGGCGCCCAGCGTGGTGCTCCAGCCGCCGCCCGCCGCCGACCGGCAGCCCATGCCCAAGGATGGGGTGGCCGTCGATTCCCTGGATTACGACAAGGGCGGGCATGTGGCGCTGGGGGGACGCGGCGTGCCCGGCGCCTCGGTCCAGCTCTATCTCGACAACATCCTGGTGGGGCGTGCCCACACCGACCCGAATGGTCATTGGCGGCTCAGCCCCGACCGGCCCATCGACCCCGGCCTCTACACCCTGCGCGCCGATCAGGTGAGCGCGGCGGGCAAGGTGACCGCGCGGGTGGAAATGCCGGTGCAGGTGTCGGAGGTGCCGCCCGACATGGCCGACGGGCGGTCGGTGGTGGTCCAGCCGGGCAACAGCCTGTGGCGCATCGCCCGCCGCACCCTGGGCGAGGGGCTGCGCTACACCCAGATCTATCAGGCCAACCGCGAACAGATCCGCGACCCGGACATGATCTATCCGGGGCAGATCTTCGCCATTCCGGCGTCGAATTAA